From Peromyscus eremicus chromosome 3, PerEre_H2_v1, whole genome shotgun sequence, one genomic window encodes:
- the Txnrd3 gene encoding thioredoxin reductase 3, whose protein sequence is MSSPPGRRARLSSPGTSRQTPNAREEVRRRLKDLIEGNRVMIFSKSYCPHSTRVKELFSSLGVDYNILELDQVDDGASVQEVLTEISNQKTVPNIFVNKVHVGGCERTFQAHKNGLLQKLLQEDSAHDYDLIVIGGGSGGLSCAKEAANLGKKVMVLDFVVPSPQGSSWGLGGTCVNVGCIPKKLMHQAALLGQALQDSRKFGWEYNQQVRHNWEAMTEAIQNHISSLNWSYRLTLREKGVAYVNSYGEFVELHKIKATNKKGQETFYTASKFVIATGERPRYLGIQGDKEYCITSDDLFSLRYCPGRTLVVGASYVGLECAGFLAGLGLDVTVMVRSVLLRGFDQEMAEKVGSYLEQHGVKFQRKFTPVSVQQVEKGSPGKLKVVAKSTEGPETVEEMYNTVLLAIGRESCTRKIGLEKIGVKINEKTGKIPVNDVEQTNVPHVYAIGDVLEGKPELTPVAIQAGKLLARRLFGASLEKCDYINVPTTVFTPLEYGCCGLSEEKAIEVYKKENLEVYHTLFWPLEWTVAGRDNNTCYAKIICNKFDNERVVGFHLLGPNAGEITQGFAAAMKCGLTKQLLNDTIGIHPTCGEVFTTLEITKSSGLDITQKGC, encoded by the exons ATGTCATCGCCACCGGGCCGCCGCGCCCGCCTGTCGTCCCCTGGGACGAGCCGCCAGACCCCCAACGCCCGCGAGGAGGTGCGGCGCCGCCTGAAGGACCTCATCGAGGGCAACCGGGTGATGATCTTCAGCAAGAGTTACTGTCCACACAGCACGAGG GTTAAGGAACTCTTTTCATCCTTAGGAGTGGACTACAACATCCTGGAACTTGATCAAGTTG ATGATGGGGCCAGTGTTCAGGAAGTGCTGACAGAAATCAGTAACCAGAAAACAGTGCCCAATATTTTTGTGAATAAAGTGCACGTGGGCGGATGTGAGCGAACTTTCCAG GCACATAAGAACGGTTTACTGCAGAAGCTCCTTCAGGAAGACTCGGCTCATGATTATGACCTCATCGTCATTGGCGGGGGCTCTGGCGGCCTCTCTTGTGCAAAG GAAGCTGCCAACTTGGGAAAGAAGGTCATGGTGCTAGACTTTGTGGTCCCATCGCCTCAGGGCTCATCCTGGG GCCTGGGCGGCACCTGTGTCAATGTGGGCTGTATTCCTAAGAAGCTGATGCACCAGGCAGCCCTCCTGGGGCAGGCCTTGCAGGACTCGAGGAAATTTGGCTGGGAGTATAACCAGCAGG TGAGACACAACTGGGAGGCCATGACAGAAGCGATCCAGAACCACATCAGCTCCTTGAACTGGAGCTATAGGCTGACCCTTCGCGAGAAAGGTGTGGCCTATGTCAACTCCTATGGGGAGTTTGTCGAGCTGCATAAAATAAAG GCTACCAATAAGAAAGGACAGGAAACGTTTTACACTGCTTCCAagtttgtcatagcaacaggtgAAAGGCCACGGTACTTGGGAATCCAAGGAGATAAGGAATACTGTATTACAAG TGACGACCTTTTCTCCCTGCGGTACTGCCCTGGCCGCACGTTAGTTGTAGGCGCCTCGTATGTTGGTCTGGAGTGTGCAGGGTTTCTGGCTGGCTTGGGATTAGACGTGACAGTTATGGTACGCTCTGTCCTTCTTCGTGGCTTTGATCAAGAAATGGCAGAGAAAGTGGGATCCTACCTGGAACAACACGGCGTCAAGTTCCAAAGGAAATTTACCCCTGTTTCG GTTCAACAAGTGGAGAAAGGCTCGCCTGGGAAACTGAAAGTTGTGGCTAAGTCCACTGAAGGACCGGAAACAGTTGAAGAAATGTACAACACG GTTTTGTTAGCAATTGGTCGTGAATCCTGTACTAGGAAAATAGGCCTGGAGAAGATCGGGGTCAAAATCAATGAGAA GACTGGCAAAATACCAGTAAATGATGTGGAACAGACCAACGTGCCTCATGTCTATGCTATTGGGGATGTACTGGAGGGCAAACCGGAGCTCACACCTGTTGCCATACAGGCAGGCAAGCTGCTAGCTCGAAGACTCTTTGGGGCCTCTTTGGAAAAG TGTGATTACATTAACGTCCCAACAACGGTGTTCACACCTCTGGAATATGGCTGCTGTGGGCTGTCTGAAGAGAAAGCCATCGAAGTGTATAAAAAAGAGAATCTGGAA GTGTATCACACCTTGTTCTGGCCTCTGGAGTGGACAGTCGCTGGCAGAGACAATAATACCTGTTATGCGAAGATAATCTGTAACAAGTTCGACAAT GAGCGTGTGGTGGGATTTCACCTTCTGGGGCCAAATGCTGGTGAAATCACACAGGGATTTGCAGCTGCTATGAAGTGTGGGCTCACAAAGCAGCTACTGAATGACACCATTGGAATCCATCCCACATGTGGTGAG GTCTTTACAACGTTGGAAATCACCAAGTCCTCGGGGCTGGACATTACTCAGAAAGGCTGCTGA